In Nitrobacteraceae bacterium AZCC 1564, the following proteins share a genomic window:
- a CDS encoding 3-methylcrotonyl-CoA carboxylase beta subunit (product_source=KO:K01969; cath_funfam=3.90.226.10; cog=COG4799; ko=KO:K01969; pfam=PF01039; superfamily=52096), producing MVLRSGVDPKSSDFVRNADAMRALVADLRNKLLQVAGGGGEAARAKHTARGKMLARERVDLLIDPGTAFLELSPLAAYGLYGGEVHSASIVTGIGRVSGRECVIVANDATITGGTYYPMTVKKHLRAQDVARQNNLPCIYMVDSGGAFLPQQDEIFPDERHFGRIFYNQAQMSAQGIPQIAIVMGSCTAGGAYVPAMSDESIIVRNQGTIFLGGPPLVKAATGEVVSAEELGGADVHSRHSGVTDHYAQNDSHAIGIARRIVGNLNPASSSAVGLRKPREPLFEREEIYGVVPSDARKPFDVREIIARIVDGSEFEEFKKLYGQTLVCGFAHIWGYPVGIIANNGILFSESSLKGAHFIELCCQRNIPLLFLQNITGFMVGKKYEAGGIARDGAKLVTAVATASVPKFTVVIGGSYGAGNYGMCGRAYSPRFLWMWPNARISVMGGEQASMVLSQLRRDNIEAKGGSWSVQEEEQFRAPIREQYETQGHPYYATARLWDDGVIDPADTRLVLGLGLSAAANAPSEPTKFGVFRM from the coding sequence ATGGTTCTTCGTTCCGGTGTCGATCCGAAGTCATCTGATTTTGTCCGAAACGCTGATGCGATGCGAGCATTGGTCGCGGACTTACGCAACAAACTACTACAAGTGGCAGGCGGTGGTGGCGAGGCGGCGAGGGCCAAGCACACGGCCCGCGGCAAGATGCTGGCGCGCGAGCGCGTCGACCTGTTGATTGATCCGGGAACGGCATTTCTCGAACTATCGCCGCTCGCGGCCTACGGTCTCTATGGCGGTGAAGTGCACTCGGCGAGCATCGTGACCGGCATCGGTCGTGTGTCAGGCCGCGAGTGCGTCATCGTCGCCAACGATGCCACGATCACCGGCGGCACGTACTATCCCATGACGGTGAAGAAGCATCTGCGCGCGCAGGATGTGGCGCGCCAGAACAACCTGCCATGCATTTACATGGTGGACTCTGGCGGAGCTTTCCTGCCGCAGCAGGACGAGATCTTCCCAGACGAGAGGCATTTCGGCCGTATCTTCTACAACCAGGCGCAGATGTCGGCTCAGGGCATTCCGCAGATCGCGATTGTCATGGGCTCGTGCACGGCCGGTGGTGCGTATGTCCCGGCCATGTCCGATGAGAGCATCATTGTACGTAATCAGGGCACGATCTTCTTAGGCGGTCCGCCGCTGGTGAAGGCTGCAACCGGCGAGGTTGTCAGCGCGGAAGAGCTCGGCGGCGCTGATGTTCATAGCCGCCATTCCGGCGTCACCGATCACTATGCTCAAAACGACAGCCATGCCATCGGCATCGCTAGGCGCATTGTCGGCAACCTCAATCCTGCATCGTCCTCGGCGGTTGGACTGAGGAAGCCGCGCGAGCCGCTGTTCGAGCGTGAGGAGATCTACGGTGTCGTGCCGTCCGATGCCCGCAAGCCGTTCGACGTTCGCGAGATCATCGCGCGCATCGTTGATGGCTCCGAATTCGAGGAATTCAAAAAGCTCTACGGTCAAACGCTGGTATGCGGCTTTGCGCACATCTGGGGGTATCCGGTCGGGATTATCGCCAACAACGGCATTCTGTTCAGCGAAAGTTCACTGAAGGGTGCGCACTTCATCGAGTTGTGCTGCCAGCGAAATATCCCGCTGCTGTTCCTGCAGAACATCACCGGCTTCATGGTCGGCAAGAAATATGAGGCCGGCGGCATCGCCCGCGACGGAGCGAAGCTCGTGACGGCCGTTGCGACAGCATCGGTGCCAAAGTTCACCGTGGTCATCGGCGGCTCTTATGGCGCCGGCAATTACGGCATGTGCGGCCGTGCCTACAGTCCGCGCTTTTTGTGGATGTGGCCGAACGCGCGTATCTCGGTGATGGGCGGCGAGCAGGCCTCCATGGTGCTCAGCCAGTTGCGCCGCGACAACATCGAGGCCAAGGGCGGCTCGTGGTCGGTGCAGGAAGAAGAGCAATTCCGCGCGCCCATTCGCGAGCAGTACGAGACCCAAGGGCATCCATACTATGCCACGGCGCGGCTGTGGGACGATGGCGTGATTGATCCCGCCGACACGCGCCTTGTGCTGGGCCTTGGATTATCCGCAGCGGCCAACGCGCCGTCCGAGCCGACGAAGTTCGGTGTGTTCAGAATGTAA